The genomic interval GATTTAGGAAAAGGGAGAACACAGACATTCATTGTATCggtctttccctctccctccctctgcccccTGTGAGCAATAggttcagcagaaaaaaaagccaacctgCAGCTTTCTTGCAGGAAGGGTATGAGAGCAGGGCTCTGGTGCAGCAGAGTCTGCAGACCTTGTCTCTAATCTCCTCCTCATTAATTGGCTCTTTGCATATTCCAAGTACCAAGTGTCGCTGTAGGTGGCAGCTTCCTTAGCTATTAGGCACTCACTCCATGAAATTCCTCACCTGCTGACTTCTGAAACACCTTCTTGGGGCTTCAAACACTTAAAGCAGGAGGTATTTATTCTGAGCAGTGATTACACTTTTATTTGGTTAAAAAGGACTCCGAAACATTGTCTGGGGTCTGTTCTACAGAGTCTTTACAACCTCATTTTCTCAGCTTTCACAACTCTGAATGACAACACCTTTCTACTTCATCAGGACACCCTACAGATACATTTCATTTGATTCCAAGGGCTTTCAGGTCCTGCAGCAGGCACTGGAGGAATGGGGACTATCAGCCACACCTCTGCTTCTGCCCTGTCCTCTGAGGATCAGCACAGACACACTAACACCAGGGGAACAAAGGGCATTCTACAGCAGAAGTGATTCTGTTCCTAGTTGATGATTTTTTGGGCAGCAAGAACAAGACTGGTATCTTTTTAGACACAAATGTGAGAAGCATAACCTACTATTTTGAGGGACACCTACAGAGCAGAGATGGTATCATGAAACTCAGTCTTGTAACTTCTGGGATTCGTGTCTCTCATTTGAAATAGTCTGTACTGTATTAATACaagtacttttttcttttttaccccCAAAAAATTTTCTAAGGAAAAGTAAATTCAACCAAGTCATACAATGAAACCTGAACTGGGACCATTAATAGCTCTGTGTACCACCCTACCAGGGCAATAAGAGACCCTTGCTCCTCCCCCATGCATTTCCAAACTCTGCCAAGGATGAGAATTCCCACTGAGCACAGGAACGTGTTCACACTAACATAGCTATGCACAATGGTGCCTGAGACCACTAATAATAGCTCTTCAAATCCTGCACCAATGAAGTAAGCACATagagtttatttttatatttttaaagagagTAACACATGCATATGCTGCAGAGTCAACAGTGACTGCCTGCTCACAGAACACAGACACATCTTGGGCTGTTGCTTCCAAGGACATGACTGGGGGTGTCTCCCCTTGTGTGTCCTCTGGTAACACCAGGAGCAATTGTGGCTTTACGGGCAGGTGACCCTCTGTGGAGGGCACAGGAGGTTAATTAAGGGAGCAGCGGTAATAACCATCCTCCTCTTGCTGTGCTGTGTGGAGCTACACCTAAGTTCTGCGTGTAAGAATCAATTCATGGTATAAAAAGAGATATAAGACTCACATTAATCCAAGGGTGATTCATGAACTGAGAGACTGTCATCCTCTCTGTTGGGTCAGTCTTCAGTAAATGGCGAATGAGTTGTTTGGCTGAAAAACAGAACCAACAGGGCATGGTGTAGTCTAGGACTGCATTCCCAAATAACCTTGGGAACACAAGGACCTGCTAAATGAAGAAACACAATTTTGCAGAACTGAAAACACCTCCCTGTTGCTGTGACCATGTTAAGAAGCCATGTACAGTGGGGCAGGTCACTGTGTTTAAAGGGGcatccaaacaaacaaaacatccAAAACAAGAGGCAAGAAGAAAAGGCCTGGGGATTCCAGCTATGCTCTCTACATCACCACACCAACTGCTTTGAGAGCtggaggaaaagagaagcaCAGGAACAGAAAGCTGCTAAGCTGCCTGCCTCATTATGAGCATTATGAGCTGAATGAATACATAAGCTGATGTTTTGAGAAACGATGGAAGACAACAAATAGCACAGGCTAAGGAATAAAGGGACAATGAACTTTGACAACTGAGAGGCcactaaaaagacaaaaaaatcaaataaatggATTATACAAACAGGCTTTGCAGCAGCTTTCTGTGAACATGGGATCTGCCAAAGCAAGAGCACTAATAAGTAAGATATGAAATGGCAAGAGTCTAGACAAGAGTTTCATTAATGTGGGTGGACAGACTGGAAACACTGCATCCAAAGAAGTTACTCAGAGGGACTTACACAAAACTTCCTTGGGAAACCTAGAAAAAGTTCTAAATAAGAGTTCTCTTTTAGGAACATCACATGCAAGATGACTAAATGCTTGTAAGAAGTTGCCAGAGGTACAAGTTTAGTTTGTTGAGAGAGGCTGCAAAGGACAAGAACAGCACcaagcagggaaaaaagcagCTGCCTACTGAAGGTGCCTCATCAGCCTGAAGAACACCCACAAATGAGATGGATCTTAACAGGATCAAAGGTAGATGCTCCCTATCTCCATCCATGCAAGCATACAGAAACCCTACACACAGTCCAAGTACATGTTCTCTCATTGAGCTCCTCTAGCACGTTTTTAACTGCTGGAATATGAACAAGACCCAAAGCAGAGGAAATATTTAGCCAGAAACCCATGACTAAAACATCTCCCTCAACACTGTTCAGCAGGCTGTGCTGCACACAGAGCCACAAGATCCAGTGAGGGGTGAAGATGCCCCAGGGCACAAGAGGATCCAAGGATAATTGTTACTGCTAAACAGCAGACAAAAACAGGACACAGCAATGTAAAGGGCTTGTACAAAAAACAGGTAAGCCCAGACATTACTGACTCTTCTCTTTAATATGACAGGCAGGTGAGACTTCCAGCTTATGAGACTGTCAGGATAAAAGGGAATCAAAAATACCCACTTTCAGGACACTGATTTGAGCCCAGCAGCTTTTGATCAATGATTTATACCCAAGAAATTGTTGACCTTGATTGAAGTGGTGGCTGGCAAATTCCCACACCCCAAAAAGCTAGCATGAAAACTTGCCATCCTTGCTGGCTGGATCACCAAGGAGGGCAAAGACTGAATGAGTTCTTAAAACAGTTTGCCTTTCTTCCAGCTCAGCCTGCATtggagctgtcctggctgtctcCTTTCTAAGGATCAGAATCTTCTGTTTCCAGAGGGTTTAATCTCAGCATTCACTAGCACTAGCTGGATTTTCAAAGAAGGTTTTCAGTAGTCATTTACTTTTTGTAGCACTGAGGTTGCTGGCTGGTATCTGAGTTCCTAGTTGTTCTCTGTATCACCTAACAAAAAATTGATTTAAATtgtaaaagaaagggaaagaaaagctcaGACAGATTTTTAGAAATAGTCTCTTTGTAAGCACTGCAGCACTGCACACAACCATGCACACACTCATCAGCACCAGGAAGCATTTTTACCTTCCTCTGATACTTCAGCCCACTCTGGATTGGGAAATCCATATTGCCCCATCCGAATTCTTCTCTTCATCCCTGGAGAAATGGCTTGACCAGTGTTTGAGTAGAATGGAGGGAACCCACACAGGCTGTAAGAGTGGACAAAGGAATTTTCATAACTATGAAAGTCCTTTTACCTCTTAAAAAGTTTTATACAAGATTATATTCTACTTCAGGCTGCACAATCCCAGTGCACAGCTACTTGTGAGTGCAGATTTCTGTTCACCAGGCTTCTTCCCAAATACTTACAGAATATATGTGATGACACCCAATGACCACATGTCACATGATTTGTCATACTTCTCAGGACCAAGGACTTCTGGGGCTGGGGAAGATTAAAACCACAAATTAACAGAGTACCAGATATTCCTCTTCATCTCCATCACCTTGTCAGTAGCAGCACCCTTCAATAACAGGTATCAGaggcattaaaaaaatgcaactcACTGCAGGAACTGGGTAGCATTTTTGACTGACAAGTTCCTAAAAGCATCTAAAGTAGCTTTAAAAAGGAGGAACAGAGCTGGAAAGATGCCCTACTCCTCACCTTGGTGTCTCTCTGCTCAAGAGAGTACTAAGATTaacaaaaagcagaaggagCTACAGCTAAATGCGTGCAAGGAGACACTGCACTCAAAGAGGCAGGAGCATATGTTCCAGCAATCAGAATAGAAAGGCCCTACTGGAGCTGTGATAAAATTTTGAATGATACCTAGGTGGTATGTTTAGCTCCTGCAGCTACAGGGCACTGTACTTTTCTTTGGCCTCCAGAGCACTATATTTTTTCCACTAAGTAACAAAATTAGACAGAGATACATTtagaggggattttttttgtccccTGGGGCAGGTAAACTGGCAGGGAGCTTGATTTTGTAAGGAAAATGATTCTTTAAACATATGAGCAATCATGCTGGTTTATAAAAAGGTGTTGAGAAGGGAAATGTCAGCTTGTTTATACACAAATATAAAGGCATAAAAACATACGTGTGTAAACTCTTTAACATTTTATCACCAAACCCAGCTTACAAAAATATAGAAGGAGGCATGAGAAAAAGAGTATTGCTAATGTGGTTATCTGCTGCTAGTGAATAACAGTACCTTTCAATACAGAAAACTAGACAAGCTTTAATCAGAGAAGTAATTTTTTGAACAAATTAAGTCCTTTTTCCAGCAAAGAAATTCCAAGCACGGACTGCCCCAGTGATACCATATGATGAACGACTATTAACTCAAGACTAAAACGAGTGCATAAAGGATAGACTGCTGTAGTATTCATTGCACAGTGCTTCAACTTTGgacaaaatgaaggaaaaactcTGCTGCAATTAAGTCACGTTGGTTCTTTATTACTAATTCCTCAATCTGCCAGCTTAACAAGTTTTATAGCTGAGGCAATACTCTTCTCTCTTATTGCATTAGTTTAAGCTAAGGAAAGTTTTGCAAGGAAACACCCAAATATCATGAAGCTCAATTCAAATTATGGCTCATATTACATCATTCAGAGGAAACATCAGGATTACTTCAAGTGTAATCAGAAgaaattctctctctctccttgtaAACCCTCATTTGTATCTCCTGTGAAGCCTGTTTCCTCTGCAACCAAGGCAGAAAGCAGGAGCACTGAACTGTACTGGAACCAGACTAGGTTTGGGCTGGATTCCAGTTTAAATCCTGCAGGCTAACACTTCACATTACAGCCACAATAGAAGATTTCCCACTGCTGTAAGGGAATGAATGACTGAAACACAAAAGAAACGTGCCTTGGATAACTCACCCACATAATAAGGAGTGTAACAGGGGGTCTGCAGTGCATTTACAGTGGTTTCTTTGGCAAAGCCGAAGTCTGTGAGTTTGAGCACAGTATCTTTGTCTTTAGACGTGTAAAGCAGGTTTTCAGGCTGGAAGGCCACCAAAAGAGGATAAAGAGGACAATGAAGAGATGTCTCTAATGAGCTGACAGGTCAAACCCACCACCACCATTTAGGTCTTCTTACTTCTATCACATCCCCaccaaacacacagaaaatttCCTCCCACCATGCAGCATTTTTCCTCAGACTAAGTATCAACATCCTTCTTAGCAAGGTATCTGGGAGAGCAAACCACAAGATCCCATCCAACAGGTACCCAGTCTGGCTTCTTGAACCTCTCCCAGTTCTCTGCACTTCCTGGGACTGATCTGTGTGATGACAGCAGCTGATCTGACACCACACTGTGCCTCAAGCAACCGAGGGGTAGGACAAGGGAAATCCTCAGCCAAAGCCTCCATGAGCAACTGACACAACTCCATCAAAATTAAATGATGTAGACACAGTCCCGTTGCTGCTTTCCCCTCCTCCGTCTCCTGAAGCCAGAGTTAATTCCACTCCAGCTCCACACTCCATAGAGGCAGAAGTGGCACAGAGGGAAATACAAGCTCTTGTGCCCAGAACAGGGACAACAGGGTATTTCCATTATCTACAACTAGTTCAACTCCTTTCCCAGTTTACCCCCCAGTGACACCATGATGCATCAGTTCTCCAGCTAAACACACAGAAACATCTGTAGAAAATCCATCAGCTCAGAGCTGTGGAATGAATCTGCTCCCTCAGCCTATCAtcacatgtcctgctctccagcACATTCCATCCCATGCCGTGGCCCCGCGCTGGAAATGCCGGGGGTGCAGCGAGcttggttttgcttgtgctgtgcACTTCACAGCATGAACACAAAATACAACACTACAAACTCTGTCAAGCCTCTGCAAAAAGATAGGGGTTCAAACTTTACCTCATTAAACACTGGCAGCAACTGAGATCTCCCTATTTTCCCAAATATTCACACACTTATTGAAATGGGTTAGATGCATGAAATTGGTATTATTCCTCCCAAAAGTTTCTCCTTTTTCTGAAGAAGGTTTTGCTGTTTGGGGGTTctgtgaggggtttttttgttcttctttttttaatgcaagcgTGATGCTGAAAACAACTAATTACTGGCAAAGACTGTACATAGAGGCATCTAGTATAACTTCACTTGAAGCAGTGTTATTTTCTTGCTAATTAATGGATTGCAAGTGGGCAGTACCTCTTTAACTAAGCATCTGACTATCATGAGATTTTTCTGCATTCCATACACAACTGGAAGGCACTAGCACACATGAATATTCCAACCTTGGACTAGTTGCAAACTAGTGAGCAAATCCTGTCTCACACCGGCAGAGGAACAGGAACACTCTGATTGCACTCCCAGTTCTGTTAAAATCACTGCTGCCCAGGTTTTTTCTTGCCATGAGTTCTATTCCCCTGCCCACACACCTTGGAGCCTCACCTTGACATCTCTGTGTGCGATGTTCATCGAGTGCAGGTACTGGATGGCTGTCCCAATGTCTCTCATTATTTCAGCGGCCTCTATAAATACAATTTTAGAGAAAGGTCACATTAATATTCCCACTGTAACTCAGGGACAAGCTCGGGAATGCCTATGGCTTACAAACAGCTTGTTGGAACACAGGACAAGCATCAAGACTGGAGAAACCCTAAAATTAGCCCTAAcagctgtgttttgggtttgcaGGCACCAAGCCCCCGACTGCCCGGCTGCTCAGCCCTCCTCCTGAGCAGGCACTGCAGCCCAACAGCTCAGACTCCTCAGGAGCTTGGAAACTCATGCTTTAATTTGCTCaccaaaaaaagcagcaagagcagagcaggTACACAAGCAGCAACTGTTAAGAAAGGAGCTCCAACCAGAATATATCTCTAATTGTCCAGGACATGTCCTTGGTTGTTTGAAACAGAAATTTAGCTTTCAGTTTCTAGTTCAGGGGTAGGAGGAAGATCTAACAGATTTTCTAAAAATAGAGCAACATAACAATATAGTAATTTTAGGATAGGTCACATCTTAATTCTTCACTGTCTTTAGAAGTTTTTCATCAGGAGGAACAAAATCAACAGCTCTATTCAGCAAAGCCCGAACTACCACCTCTGAAATAGTATGTTTCAAAAACTTAACAGAACCCCCCTGGGAAATGCTACTGGTGGAGAGCTGCCTTGCAACAGCAGTGCTCTGGGAGTCTGGAAGGGTTCAGTTACACAGGGAGGGGTTTCAGAGCAAGGAGGAATGACATTCCCATGTGAGCATTATATCACATCTCCACTGACAGGGAAACAATAGAAACTTCAACCTGATCCTCTGGGTTCTGCACAGGCAGAACTGGTACTGTAACCTGGAATCCTTTTTCACATGGCTTGAGATTGAAACTATACAATCTCAGACAAGGACAATCAGAATGCAGAAACATTCCTATTCTTTGGGGAAAACCTTGCACAGCCTCCTCCTTCCTAATCCTAATGGGAAGCTGTGGCTATCTAAACAGGCAGTGAACCTGGGGAATCCAGTGGCACAGGGCTCATTTATCTCAGGAAAGAATTaaggtggttttttgtttaacACTCCCAGGTGATTTCTGAGTAAGTATTTATAATGTTATACAATGCCATATAATgtagaaaaataatgtttttagtAGAGTGCAGTCTCTAATGTTCACAGAACCAGTTTTCTCCCTGGAATTCGTGTTTTAGAGAAGAACAAATAGAGTTTCTAAAAGTGCTCATTTTCCCTGCACAAGTCTCTTATAGGACTAAAAAGGATTCATCCTGGGCTAGGAAATGCAGAAGAAGAAAACGGACTGGCCTCTACACCAGACCTGCAAAATAAGTCACAGTAATTTACAAGCTCATGtgtatttttctgcttctaAACACTTTTTTCAGGCCAATAGTTGCAAACACTAACACCTTACAAACATTAATGGTTTTACTCTGAGCAGAAACAAGCTCGTCTGCTATGAGGGGGCAGGGAGAACTGTGGTCAAGCAGACCTGTGGTTCTCTGTCAATAATAAATAGCAAAGACAATAAAAAGGGCAAGACTAGTCCAGTGCAAACTCTGTCCCTGTCTCATAGCAGGGCTTTACACTTGCTCAGCCCCTCCTATAGACAAGCAGGTTTGTTTGCATTGTGGCTAATGACACTTCCTTTCAAGTAGTGCTTTAAAACCCTTGGATAGGAGATGTTCCATCAGATGTGATTTGCTCATTACACTCATGACCCAACAGTGTGGCTGTGCAGTGATGCTGCTTGAGGGACAGCCAAAGAGAGATCGCAGCAGGAGCTACACTGATCATGTCAGAGGTGGTCTGGCACGAGAGCAGGGATCAGAGGAACAGACGCTCTCATGGTACAGAAATTAAGAAGCTGAGCAGATTTGTATAAAGATTTTTCTCTAAACCTTCCACATTTTGCCTGAACTTGGCCAATTCTCATAATTCCTGGTTCTCAGGAACTTTTCAAAATCACTCTTAACACACAGTGGGAGaaataacaataacaaaaacagcaaccataaatgaaagcaaagaaaaactcCTAAAAGGAAACTAAGCCAGGGAACTGAGaaatggagaagaaagaaaaaaatctttcacaAACTTGAAAATTAAACTTGCAATATTTCACCTCTCTCAGTGAAAGCTTGGTCTCCTCTCTCCTGGATCCTGCTGAACAGCTCTCCTCCCTCCATGCTGAaacaaagaacacaaaaaaccccaccttgtATTAGCAGAAAGGACAAAATTAACACCTGACTGTGCATCCATATAATCTCACAGAGCCACGGCAGGAAAAGATAAAGATTACAGGCTGCCTCCTATGCCAATGCTCCCTAAACATCACACTCACTTGCATCAATGCAGAAAGCCATTCTGGTATggcataaacagaaaaaaaaataagaccaGGGAGTTTTGATGCTTTCTGTTTAATGTACCCTGTCACAGGAAGCACGACACACAACACTGGGAAGTCAGATATGCCAGCACTAGGAGGCTGACAATAATCTTGTTTCATGTGAGGggtacagaggaagaaaaagaaagaagcaaagacaCCTAAAAGAATTATTTGTCCCCCAGTGAAGAGGACAATAACTGTGGTATTGCAGACCAGGGAGAGAATAGGGAAAGTTAGAGTCAAAACAGTTACAAGACAGGTCACGTTGGATCATTGGATTCACATCTGAAGTTGGAAGCCGATCACAACCGAAGCAGAATGTATTTGTAGAGATGCATCTTTCAAGAGAGTATTAATCACTCAATGCTTTAATGAGGACAATTGCTATGGAGCACAATGCAAATTTGTTTTCTGGTTAAGGTTCCTCATTCTTCCATCACATAGGATGGCTGGAATAGCTGCACACTTCCTTACCAGTTCCATAAAGGgaacaaaatatttcctgtgCAAATCAAAATCCTGCTGCTGAGAAATCCCCCAACTTCCACCTAAACAAAACATTCTCCcactccctccatccctccaaaGGCAGTGCCTagtgaggggctgctgctggtccCTACCATTCCATGACGATGAGCAGGCATCTCTTTCCATGATGGATATTCTCATACACATCCAGGACATGGACAATGTGAGGACATCCTGAGGCTCGCCAGTGATACTCGACCTCCTGACGGGCTTTGGGATTGTCGTACAGGAGCTgtggagaaaaaggagagagcAAAGTCAGTGAGGCACCATCGTCCTGCTATGAACTGGCACCACTATGCACTGGGGCTCAAAGATGAGCTCCAGATGAGAAAACCTTCTCCAGTCAAAGGATGAGAATCCATCACAACACATTCACCTTCTCTGGGCTGTCCAACTTGTTAGATTGAGGAATACAGAAACAATTGGTCCCTTGGAACTGGAAGGGCCTTGAGTGACAGCAAGGAGAGATTTTGAATCAGAGATGGAGACAGATCTATCTTACCCACTTCCGGATGGGAAACAGCAAATTTTTCTTACTTGCGTGCAATACTTTTAAACAGAGAATCCCTCTGCTAAAGACAATaaccctcccacctccccccagctgctgggagaagagacttCCAGGTGGGTGCAGTGCAAATCCCTGAAGAAGTTCAGGAAGATTTGAAACAATGAGGACTTTCACAGTGACTCTGAATGCGCTGTTTAAATACTACACATATTTCTGACCTCACCAGAGTAAGAGAGGGACCTTTGGCTATCTAGATGCTTGAACTTTTTTCTGTCACATGTCAGGCCAGTTTATTTTAAAGGCACTGATCTCTAGAAGGGCAGCAAGAGCTCATCCTTCCTGATCCTGCAACCTCATACACAAGAAGTGTGTCCCTTCCTGTCTGAAGCACTGCTCTGTACCCGACACCACAACTGAGCTTTTGTGCAGTAGGGGCACATTGCTGAATCGTGCCTGTTCCTCTCTGCCTCGTCTCTCCAGACACCACTAACACTTTGTGACAGAGCCTCCCTTTACTGCACATTTATACAGCTCCTGCACAATACAGCTGTGATCTGAGTTTGATACTTTATGCCCTATGGTAATAATCATGGTGATGATGGAGCAGCAACAAAACTGATGCTATATAAAGCATTGTTAAATGTAgtgaaacagaataaaaaacaagcaaaaaacaaTCACCTCAGATATATTTGTGTTAGAAAAGGCTCACAACAACTGTGGGGGAACTGTTAGCAGACAGGCAAATAAAAAGTATCGTTGCTGCACTATTAGGCCTTAAACTGAAGCTCTTTCCACGCATGTATGCTATCAGGTCCCAGTGAAAGCACAACTGCATGATAATTGCTGAAAACAAGAATTAACATGTAACCAACCTGTCATTAGGGACCTATGAATCAGAACAGGAAACAAATTGTTTCCATCCAATAGTCAAGCCACAAATGGTGTCACAGGCATCTTCAATACaggcaaacacattttttaaaggtCACAGGAAGTAAGAcacaaattctgttttctttgttgaCTTCAATACAGACAATTTACATCACTGGGAATAAAGTCTTACACCTCTTTGCTGCTTCAACATCCCGTTCAGCAGAGCAGACACAGTAACACAGCAGGAAAGGTCTGTAGCACTTCATACAATGCTGGGGAAGTCCTCAGGAACGACTGAAGAGAAGGTAAATGGCTTCTCttccaggctgggagcaggaaaagggttACAACTCCTCTGCCGAGTgcacatttttgtttttctgtgaagCATGGGGAGTCTGCAGGAGGGGCCAAGTGAGCTCAGGAGGGCAGCTCTGTGGCTCTGTAGCTGAATGTGCAGGAGCCCCACACCGTGACCACCCCGGGCCCCTCAGCCGGGCTCCAAAGCTCGCACACGGCACAGATTTTCAGCAGAgcaaggggctgcaggagctttcTGGCCAAGTTCATTGCCCTCGCAGCCAACCTACTTCTGCACGGCTGTCATTCTGCACCCAGAGCACACCCCTTTGAGATCACTGTCCGCCTCTTccttcctgctccagcctggctatGGCCTCATTTCCAACACAAATAGCTTCCTAGAGAAAGAGATGGCTCCAAATTGGACAAAGAGCCCACTAGTGAGTCCAAGTGCAGTTGCTTTACTTCTTTCAGCCGTCAGCCCATTCAGCAGCATTTCCTTCACAGCCACTGTGTTCTAGCTCAGTAGGAATGTCCATCAGCATTTTCCCCTCTGCCCTTCTGAGTTTGAGCTGCTGCCTTGAGGTCTCTTCAAAAGTTCAATTACATGTGCCACAATAAAGCCCAAACACCCTCAGGATTAACCAGGCCTTACAGTGTTTATTGCTTGGATATGACTGGATTAATGCCACTTCTGAGCAGGACACTTCAAAAAGCTTCTCCTCTATTCTCTGCTACTGATCAGACATTCCCAGTCTCTATATTAATGTAACTACACTATCATCTGTGTCTCTTGTGCTTGCACAGTGCACACAGAGATGCTGTTTTTCATGTTTGTACCAAGTGCTTATGAAAATTGTTTCAGAGAATTGAATTTTCACTCTCTGAAGAGCTTTTACAAGGCATTTTGATGCATACAAGGATGTTGCAGTTTCTTTTCTCCACCCTTCAAGTAAGTTTTGTACACTCCTTCGTGCCAAGATTGAATGTACTCATGTCAAGATGACACCTGGAggagcagagaaaaggaaattcaAAAATAAAGAGCAGATACACATACCAAGTAACATCTGATATACCAACCGTTAACCTTTGGATTTCTCCTTCTGAACttcaaaaataaagtaaatcTTCTCTTTATGTCTAAAACTGGAAGGCAGAACTGTACCTTTTAATACATTTTAGAGACACAGACACTCGTAAAATGTAAGCGAGGCAGGGTTGAAAGCACCAACTTCTGCAAAATTTAAGTGATGATTTAGAAACACAGACTAAAATTTTAGACTTGTGGCTAAATATCACAAACTTGCAAAGAATCTAAATTGACATTTTGCCATCTTCCTGAGCCCAAAGAGCAAATGTGCTTCTATTGCTGCAATAGCTTTGATAAGACTTCAACCAGATTCCCTGATATTGTACAGAAGTGCAGAGGCAGTTGTGAACAAACCCAGAATTTCAGATCAGTTTTCCAGTGCTGCTGGTTTGAGGGAGGAGCAGCTTTGGGAACAGGAGCCCCCAGTCACTCCCCTAAAGTTCCCTTGAGGTTCAGCTGAGTCACAATAGGCTGTGGGCAGG from Aphelocoma coerulescens isolate FSJ_1873_10779 chromosome 12, UR_Acoe_1.0, whole genome shotgun sequence carries:
- the MAPKAPK3 gene encoding MAP kinase-activated protein kinase 3 isoform X1; this encodes MEQSEGEQQSQAETHVESKSSVKSLPGGTAHVKLEIKKHAVTDDYKLSKRVLGLGINGKVLECFNKETGQKCALKLLYDNPKARQEVEYHWRASGCPHIVHVLDVYENIHHGKRCLLIVMECMEGGELFSRIQERGDQAFTEREAAEIMRDIGTAIQYLHSMNIAHRDVKPENLLYTSKDKDTVLKLTDFGFAKETTVNALQTPCYTPYYVAPEVLGPEKYDKSCDMWSLGVITYILLCGFPPFYSNTGQAISPGMKRRIRMGQYGFPNPEWAEVSEEAKQLIRHLLKTDPTERMTVSQFMNHPWINRSMSVPPTPLHTARVLQEDKDHWDEVKEEMTSALATMRVDYDQVKIKDLKTSNNRLLNKRRKKQKQAGASSAAPGCNNQ
- the MAPKAPK3 gene encoding MAP kinase-activated protein kinase 3 isoform X2, whose product is MLKQQRGLLYDNPKARQEVEYHWRASGCPHIVHVLDVYENIHHGKRCLLIVMECMEGGELFSRIQERGDQAFTEREAAEIMRDIGTAIQYLHSMNIAHRDVKPENLLYTSKDKDTVLKLTDFGFAKETTVNALQTPCYTPYYVAPEVLGPEKYDKSCDMWSLGVITYILLCGFPPFYSNTGQAISPGMKRRIRMGQYGFPNPEWAEVSEEAKQLIRHLLKTDPTERMTVSQFMNHPWINRSMSVPPTPLHTARVLQEDKDHWDEVKEEMTSALATMRVDYDQVKIKDLKTSNNRLLNKRRKKQKQAGASSAAPGCNNQ